TGAAGCCAAACTGACCAATGTAGAAGGCGAAACAAACAGCTATGCCCTAAGAGACCTTAATACGGAAACGAAAAGCTATGGCAATTCTGCCTGGATGGTTCCGGTAAGTTTTGGCGTTAAATTGGTAGTCAACGAATTCTTAAATCTGGGAGTAGATCTGGGCTACCGTTTTACCTTTACAGGCCATCTGGATGACGTATATGGCTACTACGCCGATCCTAACGGAGACGGCTCAGCCTATCCCGATGAAACTATCGAGTCAAAATTGAGCAATAGAAAATTTGAAGAAAGCGTATATATCATAAATCAAGAGGCATTTGACCAATTGGTACCAGGAAAAAAACGTGGAAATGGCAAGAATGATCATTATTTCATGGCCAACATCAACATCGAACTCTACCTTCCCAAAGACATATTTCGGTCCAAAAAAGGAAGAGGCAGAAAAGGCAAAATCATAGGAAAACCTGGCGCTTACTGATGAGAATGAGAACCTTTGTTACGGTAGCTATACTAGTATTGATCTCACTTGAGACTATGGCTCAAGGCCAGATCAAAATAGCCAAAATGAAATATGATGGAGGGGGTGACTGGTACGGCAATAAAACTGCGCTGCCCAATTTGGCACAATTCTGCAATCAATACATGCGAACCAATCTAGATACGGATGATGAAGTGGTGGAGGTTGGTAGCCCCGATTTGTTTTTGTATCCGTATGTCTATCTCACAGGTCATGGCAATGTAGTCTTCTCTCAAAACGATGCGCAAAATCTAAGAAACTACTTGATCGCTGGTGGGTTCTTACATATCGATGACAACTATGGTTTAGATCAATTCATCAGACTGGAGATGAAAAAGGTGTTTCCAGAGCTGGAATTTGTAGAATTGCCTTTCGATCACCCGATCTATCATCAGCAATTCAAATTCCCCAATGGTCTACCCAAAATTCATGAACATGATGGCAAGCCTGCACAAGGCTTTGGACTGATATACGAAGGTCGTCTCGTCTGCTTTTACTCCTACGAGTCCGATCTGGGCAACGGCTGGGAAGATCAAATCATCTACAACGACCCACAGAGCAAACGTCAGGAAGCTCTACGCATGGGAGCCAACATCATCAGCTACGCTTTCACACAGTAATTATTTGATGGCTTTAATACCGCAACTGAGTTGGTGTTTTCCCCCTGGTTTTAAGGTCACCACTCCCACACCAGTATTGAAAGCATTAGGTGGACAAGTGACAGGTTCCACTGCCAAAGTTTTTCTGGTATCCGGTGAATAGATCTGATAATAGCCGTAAGCCTGATCTTGCCAAAGCTGAAGCTCCAACTCATTAGAAGGATCCGTCATAGAAATCACAAAAGCCTCCTCAGAAGATTTGACCTCAAAACAGTCATCCAATGCCGTATTCCCAAATACTTTACCTGCTTCGAATCCATGAGTATCAGACACTTCATTTCCCGCCAAAGAAGATATGCGTTTAGCCGCTCCCATCTTTAATTCAATTTGATCTACTCCATTTTCAAATTGGAAATAAGGGTGCCAACCATCTCCTATTGGCATATTTGAGCTTCCAGTATTTTCTATCTGAGTTTCTATTTTCACACCACCTTCACCAAAGCTGATATCCAAAATCAACTCATAGGCAAAAGGAAAACCTTGATCGGTTCCTAAATAATTATATCCGATGATGAGTTTGCACTCTGATTCCCCATCTACTGTTTCGATCACTTCGAAAGGTCTGAAATGTAGCAAGCCATGGAGGTTGTTATTTCTATCAATTTCGTTGACAAACATTTGATAATCCTCTCCATCGAAGGTGAACTTTCCAGCTGTCAAACGATTAGGAAATGGTGATAACTTTGAGCCTTTGAAAGCAGAATGATGCGTTTTCATCACTTCCTCCTCCGAGCGATAACCATCGACTACAGAAATCAATTCCCCCTTACCGTTCAATACCTCTAGTGCATTTATTCCCGCACCAAAACCCGTTAAGATTTCCAGGTATTCATTGGTCTTTGTATTAGTCAATCGATAGGCCTCAAATCTCCCTAATGGGGAATGCTTTACTTCGTACATGCTTGCAATAGTTGATTAACGTAGTAGCTACGCTTAAATAAGATAGGCGAATATAAAAGATAAATTAATACTTAAACAACCCAAAACTATTTAACTGACTCGGAGCTGAAACAAACTTTATCCATGGGTTTTTCTGCTCGCTCCTCTCCATATTCAATGGCTTTTCTGAAGGTAAGGCATGCTTCTTCATCATCATTGTATTTCATCAGGGCCAACCCAAGGTTGTAGTATACAGAACCGTCAGGACCCGCATTGTCTATGTAGCGGTTGTAGTATTTAATAGCATATCCATAATCACCCAGTTCCTGATATGCATTGCCAATCAACACATAGTTTCTTAGCAAAGTATTGTCGACATAGATCGAGCTATTAAAATCATCGATCGCAGACTTATAGTTTTCCATTTTTGACTTAACAATCCCACGATTCATCAGATCACTGCCATTGTCAGCTTTGATCATGAGTGCAGAATCGTAATCCAAAAGAGCCTCTTCATAGGCGCCTTTTTGAAAGTTCTCAAATGCTCGTTTAGAATAGGCTTTGGCGAAATCCCCCTGACCAAATAAGATTTGATTGATCTGATCTCTTTCCTCCTCATCAACCAAAAAGCTCAAGTTATATAGTGCATTTCTATGGTGAGGGTTAATCTTTAGAGCCTTTCTATAGTCCAGCACAGCTCCATCCTTATCCCCTCTATCCAGTCTGAACATGCCTCTATATACATAGTAATTGGGGTCATATGGATTCAAATCTATTGCCTTATCATAATCCAGCATGGCCGGCGTATTATAGCCGAGTTTTTCATAAGTCATACCTCGATGGATATAGACATCAGCCTTCATCTCATGTATGGTTGTAATCCCTGAAAGCTTAGCCGCACCATCCTCATTGTAAGAAACTCCCTTAAAAATTAATGCCTTCGTTTCGTATGTCTCAGTATTGTTGATTAGGAAAGTAAAGTCTTGGGCGGCTTTCTTATATTGCTCCTGATTGTAATAAATCAAGGCTCTTTTGAAAATAGAAGCATGGTTCGATTGATCCACATTGTAAGCATATTCGTAATCTATCAAGGCACCTACCGCATCTCCTTCCAATTCTTTGGCCTGTCCACGCGAGATGTAATAATCCGCATTGTCACTCACCAAATTGATCGCACTATCGTAATAAATCACCCCTAATTCATATTGGGTATTGGTCACGGCATCATTGCCTTTTTCGTAATAAGCAGAAGCTGCCTCTAGCATTTCACTCTTGCTATCATAGTCAGCAGGATTCTGCGCTAATAGGCGGAAATGAGAGACGAGTAAACAAATAGAAAAAATAGTCCTATACATAAGTTCATTGTTAGTCTCATAGCTGGGGATTCATGCATTTTGGTGACTCCAAGGTGCAAATCTCCTATAAAGATATATTTTTTGGGCTTAATTAAAATTCACTATCCTATCATATTTTTTACTTCTATCTTTGCCCCCTCAAAATCTCAAGATTAGGTACAGAATATTATTGGAATAATGACAAAAGACTTTGTAGAAGAAATGAAATGGAGGGGCATGATTCACGACATGATGCCTGGAGTACAAGAGTTAATGAACAAAGAAGTGGTGACTGCTTATATCGGATTCGACCCTACAGCAGACTCACTACACATCGGTCACCTTGTACAAATCATGACGCTGGTTCATCTACAAAGAACAGGTCACAAGCCATTGGCGCTAGTGGGTGGTGCCACCGGCATGGTAGGCGATCCTTCGGGTAAATCTGCCGAAAGAAACCTGCTCGATGAGGAAACCCTGAACCACAACCTAAACGCTGTGAAAGGTCAATTGGAGAACTTTCTGGATTTTGATTGTGGGGAGAATTCAGCTGAAATGGTCAACAATTACGACTGGTTCAAAGAATTTGGATTTTTAGAGTTCATCAGAGACGTAGGAAAACATATTTCCGTCAACTACATGATGGCCAAGGATTCTGTAAAATCAAGATTGGAAACAGGTATGTCCTTTACCGAATTCAGTTACCAATTGGTGCAGGGCTATGACTTCTACTGGCTCAACCAAAACAAAAACTGTAAAGTACAGTTAGGTGGTTCGGATCAGTGGGGCAACATCGTAACGGGTACTGAGCTAATCAGAAGAAAAGCACAAGGAGAAGCCTGGGCAATCACCACTCCGTTGATCAAAAAAGCAGACGGTACCAAGTTTGGCAAAACTGCTGGAGGTAGCGTATGGTTGGACAAAGATCGAACTTCACCGTACAAATTCTACCAATACTGGCTGAACTCATCGGATGAAGATGCAGAGAACTATATCAAGATTTTCACACTCTTCAGCAAAGAAGAAATTGACCAATTGATCGCAGAGCACAAAGAAGCGCCTCATGAAAGAAAACTTCAAAAAGCGCTGGGAGAAGACATCACCATTCGCGTACACTCTAAGGAGGATTACGAAATGGCTGTCAAAGCTTCGGGCATTCTTTTCGGTAAATCAACTGCCGAAGATTTGGCATCTTTGGATGAAAACACTTTCTTATCAGTATTCGAAGGAGTACCTCAAACTACCATTAGCAAAGCTGAGTATGAGGCCATGGAAAACGTGACAGATTTATTGTCTGAGGGTAGCAATGGCATTGTTTTTCCATCCAAAGGAGAAGCCAGACGAATGATTAAAGGAGGTGGCGTTAGCATCAATAAATCAAAATTGAGCGATCCAAACCAAACGGTAGAATTCAGTCTGCTGAGTGACAAATATTTGCTTGCTCAGAAAGGCAAAAAGAATTACTTCCTGATTATCGTCGAATGATGGTAAATTGAGGCCTATTGGGAGGCAAAAATCATTGATTATGAAAAAAATTATTTGGGCAGGGATTCTCTCCCTGCTTTCCATCTATTCATGCACTAACATGGGACAAGAACACGAACATAGCAATGCATTGATCAATGAAACCAGCCCCTATCTTCTACAACACGCCCACAACCCGGTCAACTGGAATCCATGGGGTGACGAAGCTCTGAGCTCGGCAAGCGAAGAGGATAAATTGCTCATCATCAGTATTGGCTATGCTGCCTGCCACTGGTGCCATGTGATGGAACATGAGTCCTTTGAGGACAGCACCATCGCAGCTAAAATGAACGCCAACTACGTTTCAATTAAAGTAGATAGAGAAGAGAGGCCAGACATCGATCAGATCTATATGGAAGCCGCCCAGCTGATGACAGGTCAGGGAGGCTGGCCCCTCAACGTGATCGCCCTACCTGATGGCCGACCTGTATTTGCAGGTACCTATTTCCCTCGAGACAATTGGGAAAAAGTATTAGATCATTTTGCGGATATCTATCAGAAAGAACCAGAAAAACTAAGACAGCACGCCGAAAAAGTAACAGAAGGCATCTCTCAAAACATGCTGCCTGATTTGGATCAGACAGCAAAAACCTATAGCGCCGACACAGCTGTAGAAATCGCCTCCAGGCTAGTCAGCAATATCGACGAGATCTTTGGTGGTAAAAAAGGAGCACCCAAGTTTCCCATGCCTACCGTATATGAATACCTCCTATCAGAAAGTTATTATCGAGAGGATTCTTCTGTCAATCAGGCACTGATGACT
This is a stretch of genomic DNA from Reichenbachiella ulvae. It encodes these proteins:
- a CDS encoding DUF6089 family protein, translated to MLRKTLLILFSTFSFCAQAQNFFDWQYHDRYFSVYTGTGWTGYVGDLTHDKPFTKGLSHFNIGVEARLYSKIAARAQYAYYIIEGSDKNAADSSFYRQRNLSFESRNHEWSVQLVYYFFDYSGKYYKRRTYEPYFALGIGQTFYNPEAKLTNVEGETNSYALRDLNTETKSYGNSAWMVPVSFGVKLVVNEFLNLGVDLGYRFTFTGHLDDVYGYYADPNGDGSAYPDETIESKLSNRKFEESVYIINQEAFDQLVPGKKRGNGKNDHYFMANINIELYLPKDIFRSKKGRGRKGKIIGKPGAY
- a CDS encoding DUF4159 domain-containing protein, translated to MAQGQIKIAKMKYDGGGDWYGNKTALPNLAQFCNQYMRTNLDTDDEVVEVGSPDLFLYPYVYLTGHGNVVFSQNDAQNLRNYLIAGGFLHIDDNYGLDQFIRLEMKKVFPELEFVELPFDHPIYHQQFKFPNGLPKIHEHDGKPAQGFGLIYEGRLVCFYSYESDLGNGWEDQIIYNDPQSKRQEALRMGANIISYAFTQ
- a CDS encoding aldose 1-epimerase — its product is MYEVKHSPLGRFEAYRLTNTKTNEYLEILTGFGAGINALEVLNGKGELISVVDGYRSEEEVMKTHHSAFKGSKLSPFPNRLTAGKFTFDGEDYQMFVNEIDRNNNLHGLLHFRPFEVIETVDGESECKLIIGYNYLGTDQGFPFAYELILDISFGEGGVKIETQIENTGSSNMPIGDGWHPYFQFENGVDQIELKMGAAKRISSLAGNEVSDTHGFEAGKVFGNTALDDCFEVKSSEEAFVISMTDPSNELELQLWQDQAYGYYQIYSPDTRKTLAVEPVTCPPNAFNTGVGVVTLKPGGKHQLSCGIKAIK
- a CDS encoding tetratricopeptide repeat protein; this encodes MYRTIFSICLLVSHFRLLAQNPADYDSKSEMLEAASAYYEKGNDAVTNTQYELGVIYYDSAINLVSDNADYYISRGQAKELEGDAVGALIDYEYAYNVDQSNHASIFKRALIYYNQEQYKKAAQDFTFLINNTETYETKALIFKGVSYNEDGAAKLSGITTIHEMKADVYIHRGMTYEKLGYNTPAMLDYDKAIDLNPYDPNYYVYRGMFRLDRGDKDGAVLDYRKALKINPHHRNALYNLSFLVDEEERDQINQILFGQGDFAKAYSKRAFENFQKGAYEEALLDYDSALMIKADNGSDLMNRGIVKSKMENYKSAIDDFNSSIYVDNTLLRNYVLIGNAYQELGDYGYAIKYYNRYIDNAGPDGSVYYNLGLALMKYNDDEEACLTFRKAIEYGEERAEKPMDKVCFSSESVK
- the tyrS gene encoding tyrosine--tRNA ligase, whose translation is MTKDFVEEMKWRGMIHDMMPGVQELMNKEVVTAYIGFDPTADSLHIGHLVQIMTLVHLQRTGHKPLALVGGATGMVGDPSGKSAERNLLDEETLNHNLNAVKGQLENFLDFDCGENSAEMVNNYDWFKEFGFLEFIRDVGKHISVNYMMAKDSVKSRLETGMSFTEFSYQLVQGYDFYWLNQNKNCKVQLGGSDQWGNIVTGTELIRRKAQGEAWAITTPLIKKADGTKFGKTAGGSVWLDKDRTSPYKFYQYWLNSSDEDAENYIKIFTLFSKEEIDQLIAEHKEAPHERKLQKALGEDITIRVHSKEDYEMAVKASGILFGKSTAEDLASLDENTFLSVFEGVPQTTISKAEYEAMENVTDLLSEGSNGIVFPSKGEARRMIKGGGVSINKSKLSDPNQTVEFSLLSDKYLLAQKGKKNYFLIIVE